From Nicotiana tabacum cultivar K326 chromosome 15, ASM71507v2, whole genome shotgun sequence, the proteins below share one genomic window:
- the LOC142169806 gene encoding uncharacterized protein LOC142169806: MPPYLRIYDGTTDPEDHVTHYVTVVKGNDLAKEQVSSILLKKFGETLTGGALTWYSKLPARSIQTFEEMTNKFLSAHAGAKKAKTRVNDIFAIKQSLGEGLRDFLAHFNKVRMTLPKESEVMAVAAFQNGLSRDGSRETRKLLS, from the coding sequence ATGCCGCCCTACCTTAGGATATACGACGGAACGACAGATCCCGAGGATCATGTGACTCACTACGTCACCGTtgtgaaaggcaatgacctcgcCAAGGAACAAGTGTCCTCTATTTTGCTGAAGAAGTTTGGCGAAACTCTTACGGGaggggcattaacatggtattcaaaGCTACCAGCCCGCTCCATACAAACTTTTGAGGAAATGACCAATAAGTTCCTATCCGCCCATGCCGGAGCCAAGAAGGCCAAAACAAGAGTAAACGACATATTCGCTATTAAGCAGTCCTTGGGAGAGGGACTAAGGGACTTCCTCGCCCATTTCAATAAAGTAAGGATGACTCTACCGAAGGAATCCGAAGTCATGGCAGTCGCCGCTTTCCAGAACGGACTGAGTAGGGATGGTTCAAGAGAAACTAGAAAACTGTTGAGCTGA